The Streptomyces capitiformicae genome contains the following window.
GCCAGTGGACCAACCCGGTGACGCTGACCGAGGTGCTGCGGTCCTCCATCGCCGAGGTCGAGCAGTACTCCCGGGTGAAGCTCGTGCCGCCGATCGAGGGCACGCTGCGCGGGCACGCGGTCGCCGACGTCATCCACCTGCTGGCCGAGCTGGTCGAGAACGCCACGATGTTCTCCCACCCCGACACCCAGATCCTCCTGCGCTCCCGCCGGGTGACCGCCGGCATCGCCATCGAGGTCGAGGACCGCGGGCTCGGCATCCCCCAGGAGGACCAGGACCGGATCAACGCGCTGCTCGCCGACCCGGTCCGCATCGACATCGCCAAGCTGCTCGCCGACGGCCGGATCGGTCTGTTCGTGGTCTCCTCCCTGGCCCGCAGGCACGGCATCGCGGTCCAGCTGCAGGGCAACATCTACGGCGGTGTCCAGGCCGTCCTGGTGCTCCCGCAGGGCCTGCTCGGCGACGAGGAGGGGCAGGCACAGGCACCGGCACAGGCACCGGAGCGGGCACGGCCCGCCGCACCCCGCCCGGCACAGGCGTCCGCGCAGCCGACCGCACCCTCGTGGGAGGGCTCGCCGCAGTCGGGTCCGCCGATCGCCGTGGCGTCGTCCTACACCGGTTCCCCGGCTCACGAAGGGTCGTACCCGGGGCCCCCGGCCGCAGTGGCGTCGTACGGGGGTTCCCCTGCCCCCGCACCGCAGCGGCCGGCACCGATGGCTTCGCCCTCCCTGGCCGCCCCCGTCCGGCACGACATGGCGCAGCCGGTCGCCGACGTCCGGTCCGAGTACCGCCCCGCCGACTATGAGCGCCCCGCCGCCCCGCAGGGGCCCGGATCGTCCGCCAGGCCGGTGCTGCCGAAGCGTCGTGCGATGGAGCACCTGGCCCCCGAGCTCCGCCACGGGCCCGTCGCGCGTCCCGAGACCAACGAACAGGACTTGAACTTCAGCCCCGGCCTCCTGGCCGGAATCAACCGAGGCTTCGGTCTCGCCGGCGCGACATCCGACGTGATCCCCGTCGACGACTCGCGCTGGGCCTCGTCTCAACCGCAAGGAGAAGAACCCCACCATGGTGAGCGATAGCCACCCCACCGGTCAGAACGTCGACTGGCTCCTGGAGAACCTCAAGAAGACCGTGCCCGGCACCCGGCAGGTGCTGTTGCTGTCCTCCGACGGGTTGAGCAAGGCGCATGTGGACCTGGGCGCCGACGACGCCGACCGGCTCGCGGCGATAGCCTCCGGGCTCAACTCCCTGGGCCGTTCCTTCGGTCACGACAGGGTTCTGGGCAACGGCGGAACGGTCCGTCAGGTCATCGTGGAACTGCACAACGGCATCCTCATCGTGGCCTCCGCCGGCCACGGCGCCGTGCTCGCGGTCACCGCCGACGCCTCGACGCACACCGAGACCCTCGGCTACGAGATGGGCATGCTGATCCGGGCCGTACAGCCGTTCCTCGCCACCCCGGCCCGCCGTCCTACCACCGCGCCTTCCAGCGCGGGGATGTGACGCGATGACGGACGAGCTGTTCCTGGACGAGGAGGCCGGACGTTTAGTCCGGCCCTTCACCGTCAGCAACGGGCGCACTCGACCCTCGACGCCTCTCGATCTACTCAGCCTGGTGATGGCCACCGGCATCCAGCCGACCACCGACCTCGGCCCCGACCACGACATGGTGCTCGGGCTGTGCGTCCGGCCGGTGCCGGTGGTCGAGGTGGCGGCCCGGATGAACCTGCCGATCGCCGTCACCAAAGTCCTACTGTCCGACCTTGTGCAGCACGAGGCGCTCACCGCACGGGCGCCCCGTGCCGTTGAGGCGGCCTCCGCCGCCAACCGAGAAGTTTTGGAGGCGGTGCTTGATGGCCTACGCGCACGGCTCTGACCCCTTCCCGACCGCGCTGAAGATCCTCGTAGCCGGAGGATTCGGGGTGGGCAAGACCACCTTCGTGGGGGCGGTCAGCGAGATCGCGCCCCTGAGCACCGAGGAAGTCATCACCACGGCCAGTGTGCGCACGGACAGCCTGGACGGGGTGGAGGACAAGTCCACCACCACCGTGGCCATGGACTTCGGCCGTATCACCCTCGACTCGAACCATGTCCTCTACCTGTTCGGCACGCCGGGGCAGGAACGGTTCTGGTTCATGTGGGACGAACTGTCCGACGGTGCGCTGGGCGCGGTGGTCCTCGCCGACACCCGGCGCCTCGACGCCTGCTTCCCGGCGGTGGACTTCTTCGAGGTCCGCGGCATCCCGTTCGTCGTGGGCGTGAACGAGTTCGACGGCGCGTACCAGTACTCGATCGAAGAGGTCCGCGACGCCATCGGCCTGAAGTCCAACGCGCCGATCGTGTTCTGCGACGCCCGGCACTGCAGTTCCGGCACGGGTGTGCTCGTCGAACTCGTCCAGCACCTGCTCGGCATGACACCCGGTGTGGCGATGCACCAGCCGCCCGCGCTCCGTTGAACCATACTCAACCCAGCCGACATCGAACGGAGTTCTCATGAACAGCCCTGGCCCCTACTCCACCTACGAGCCACCGCTCGACCGTCTGCTACTGACCCCCGAGGACCCCGCCGCTCCGCAACGGGCCGCCCGGCTGGCCCAGCTCGGGCTCCGCGACACCCCCCGGATCGAGTTCGACGAGTTCGCGCGCCGACTGGCCCTGGAGCTCGACGCGCCGTACGCGATGGTCAACTTCATCGACGACCGGCGGCAGTTCTTCGCCGGGCTGTACACGCCGGAGGCCGGTCCGGTGAACGTGGCCCAGCGGCCGATGCACGAAAGCGCGGCGCCCTCCGTGGGCCGGGAGATGGGCCTGGACCACGGGTTCTGCCCGCACACCGTCAAGCGGACCACGGCGCTGGTGCTCGACGACGTCTGCGACTACCCGCGGTTCGCGGGCAACGCGGTCGTGGACGAGATCGGCATCCGCTCCTACATGGGCGCGCCGCTGATCGACCCGCTCGCGGGCATCAACCTCGGCACGATCTGCGTGGTGGACACCGACTCCCGGACGTGGGGGCGGCAGCGGCTGGAGATCATCAAGCACATGGCCCAGGAGATGTCCGAACAGATCCAGTCCCTGGCAACCGGCAACTGAGCCTGGCCGGTCGCCATCGCTCGGTCGCCGGGGCGAGGGGGCCCGACGGGGTATCACCCGCCCCGTTGCCGGGCCGACGGGGGACCCCGACCGGGCACCATCACTCGGTCGCCGGGGCGACAAGGGGCCGGGCTTGGCCCACGGCGGGGCCGGGCCGACGGGGGCCGGCCTCCGGAAGCCGAGCGCCGGAAGCCCACCGCCAGGCAACGACTCACGAAAGCCGCGGACACGACGCTGTGTCCGCGGTTTCTCTGCTTTTCGACGTCGCTCCGCTCGGTCGCGGTGGCTCGGCATTTCCGCAGATTGCGCTGCTCGGCCGGGGTCGCTCGGCTCTTTTCACCACACCCCTCAGGCCGGAGGGAGGCCTAGACCAGCTCGCCCACGGGGTCGAGTTCCGTCTGCTGGGGGTTGGGCTGCGGGGTGCGGACCAGGTCGGCGAGGCGCTCGGACCACTGGCCCCGGTTCTCGCCCAGGGCGAATTCGCCGAGCCTGAGGGCCTGGATCTCGGAGGTGCCGGCGGGTGCGTAGATGTGGAAGGCGTCGCGCAGATAGCGCTCCAGCGGGCGGTCGGTGAGCAGGCCGCAGGCCGCGTGCATCTTCATGGCCGCCTGGGCCGACTCGATGGACGACTCGACGTTGAAGAGTTTGGCCGCCATGAGCTCGACGTCGCAGGGACGCCCGTTGTCCAGCAGGTGTGCGGCGAGATAGGCGCTCTGCCGCGCGAGGGTGAGCCGTTGCAGGATCCGGCCCAGCTCGATCTTGATGTTGGGCAGGTGGCCGAGCGGCTTGCCGTAGCGGTGCACTTCCCGGCAGTACCGGGCCGTCTCCTCGTACACCGCCTGATGGATCCCCAGGGACACCGCCATGAGATTGAGGCGGCCGTAGAGCACCGACGAGGAGTACGCGACGGCCAGTCCGTCACCCTCCTCACCGAGCCGGTTCGCGGCCGGTACCCGGCAGTTGTCGAAGATGAGCTCCCCGAAGCTGAACCCGTGCAGGCCCATGGACGGCACCTGCTTCGCGAGGGAGAAGCCGGGCCGGTCCGCCTCGACGAGGAACGCCGTCATGCCTTTGGAGCCCGGCCCGGTACGGACCACGACCCCGTGCAGGTCTCCCACATGGCTGTTGCCGACGAAGACCTTGCGGCCGTTGAGGATGTAGTCGTCCCCGTCCCGTACGGCGTTGCTCTCCATGCCCGCCACGTGGCCCCCCGACCCCGGCTCGGTCACGGCGATGGTGGGCAGCACCTCCCCCCTGGCGATCCTCGGGAGCCAGGTCCGCTTCTGCGTCTCGTCCCCGAAGTGAACGATCTTGGCGACGCCCAGCTGCGATGCCTGGACCATCGCGCCCATCGCGCCACTGACGCGTGCGAGTTCCTCGATGATGATGGTTTTGGCCAGATGGCCCGCGCCCATTCCGCCGTACACCGGGTCGATCGTGGCGCCGATCCAACCCTGCTCGGCGATCAATCGGGACAGCCCGACCAGTGCGGTACGGGATGCCTCCATCTCCGGTATCAGTGGCCGCACGACGCGCTCGGCGAACTCGCGTACGCGCTGCCGCAGATCCTCGTGGTCCTGAGTGGTGAAGACGTGTTCCACGCCAAGCCCTTCTCCGTGCTTCCCCGCGCCGGGAGACGCGGAGGCTGTACGTCAGGCTGTGGTTCCAAGGGGGGACCTGGCCGACGTGCAACATGGTCTACAAATCAACCTGTTACGCCAAGATCGTTTAGATGGTTTGGCTGAAACATGGGCTGTTGAAATATGCGCCAAACTGTGGGAGACGGGCTATTCGATGTCCACATTTTGATACTTCCCTAACCGAAGTTGAGCGTTTCCACTGACGCAGCGCCAGCTGGACGCGCCCTGACCACCAGGCACCACACCCTCGAAGTCACCTTCCTCACTCCCCAGTTGGGGCCAAATACCAGACTGACGGGCTGTCCGCGGAGGTTTGAGCAGGACGATATCGACTTTCGGCCACGTCGATGGGCGTCGGAACTGGCTTGGTCCCGTCGATAGTGACGTATCTCTCTGTCGACAAGTCACCTCTTGACGGCCGTTCGACAGTCGTGCCCGGGTTGCGGTTCAGGGGACTGCTTGAGGCTACTCAGGGGACTACTGACGACGAGGCTCGGCGCCTGATACCGTTCCCTCCGGCCGAGCGCAACACCCCTTGTCTCCATCGGACTTTGTCTCCATCGGACTTTCGCTGTCGTACGAGGAATCAGATGTCAGATACCCGCGACGGCCGGGCATGTCATCGATGAGCGCCGGAACCTCAGCCGAGGACGCGAAGAACCAGGCGGCCGCCCCGGGCGGCCCTCAGGGCCTCCCCCGGCGGCCCCGGCCCCGAGCGGCGCCGTCCGCGCCTCCGGCCCGTGACGCGTCGGCGGGCGGCCCCCAGGATGACGACGCCGAAGACACCCTCTCCCCGGACGCCCTGGCCCGTGCCATGACGGCGATCCAGCGGGGATCGATGCGGGCCAGGCTCGCCGAGCCGGACGGCGCCGACTGACGGCCGCCGTCGCGGCCCCCGAAGCCTCGGCGTGTCCCCCTGGCGCCGACCGACTGTGAGGAACATTCAGGAATGAGTGAGCAGGTACCCCCGGGTCCCCAACTGGACTGGCTGCTGGACGGACTCGTGGAGCGGATACCCGAGATCCGCTGCGCCATCGTGCTCTCCGGGGACGGCCTTCTCATCGGCAAGTCGAAGGACATCCGGTTCGACGACGCGGAGCACCTGTCCGCGGTCGGCTCGGGCATGCACAGCCTGGCCCGGGGCGTGGCACGTCACTTCCACGGCGGTGAGGTCCAGCAGACGGTCATCCAGATGGAGCGGGCGTTCCTCTTCGTGACCGCCGCCGGGCGGGGCGCGCGGCTGGCCGCGATCGCCTCGGAGGAGGTGGACGTCGGCATGATGGCGTTCGAGATGGGCACGCTGGTCAAGCAGGTCGGCAAGTACCTGAGCGCCGCGCCCCGTTCGGAGACTCCGACCGGTTACGTGCAGGACGCATGACCCGCGGCGGCGCGGCGGCGGGCGGTCCCGTGGTGCCCACCGCCCTGAAGATCCTCATCGCGGGCGGCTTCGGCGTCGGCAAGACGACCATGGTGAACTCGGTGAGCGAGGTGTCACCGCTGCGGACCGAGGAACAGCTCACCGTGGCGAGTGAGGGCGTGGACGACCTCACGGGCGTCGAGCGGAAGACCTCGACGACGGTCGCCCTGGACTTCGGCCGCATCACCATCTCCCCCGAACTGGTGCTGTATCTCTTCGGTACGCCGGGCCAGGAGCGCTTCTGGTTCATGTGGGACGGCCTGGCCACCGGTGCGCTGGGCGCGGTCGTCCTCGCCGACACCCGGCGGCTCGACGCGTCGTTCGCCTCGATCGACTTCTTCGAGTCCCGCGGCATCCCGTTCGCCGTGGGCGTCAACTGCTTCGACGGCCGCCGGGACGTCGACGCCGAGCAGGTCCGCCAGGCGCTCGACCTGGGCCCCGCCGCGCCGGTGATCCTCTGCGACGTACGCGAGAGCAAGTCCAGCAAGGAGGTCCTGCTGGCGGTGCTCGGGGCGGCCCGCCGGAAGATGGAGGCCCGCCTGGTGGCGGCGGGCCTGCGCCCGGGCTGACCGGTCAGGGGCTCAGCTCGGCTGCCCGGGCCAGGAGTTCGGTGCGGCTGATGGAGTCCGTGCGGGTCGAGGGCACCGTGCAGGCGTAGGCGCCGGCG
Protein-coding sequences here:
- a CDS encoding sensor histidine kinase; the protein is MPEPPPFATSPDHGRPDTTTPPPRHRHGKTGASVPGDTSAIRPKLTRLAVLPTAIMAGISTAVTGTVLRLQEGTADAATWGVLAGGAVLGCGCLAGAVLAAKNRARTEERHVESLRQALTNGSWALDEDLTRLKRGEQLASRGFAYQAPRAEDAHQQLEYELASAQHRAREALVWAASYFQAASDDNSDKVEVFVNLARRLQSLVHRTIRELDDLENQVEDPDLLRRIFGIDHLATRIRRHAENLAVLGGAVSRRQWTNPVTLTEVLRSSIAEVEQYSRVKLVPPIEGTLRGHAVADVIHLLAELVENATMFSHPDTQILLRSRRVTAGIAIEVEDRGLGIPQEDQDRINALLADPVRIDIAKLLADGRIGLFVVSSLARRHGIAVQLQGNIYGGVQAVLVLPQGLLGDEEGQAQAPAQAPERARPAAPRPAQASAQPTAPSWEGSPQSGPPIAVASSYTGSPAHEGSYPGPPAAVASYGGSPAPAPQRPAPMASPSLAAPVRHDMAQPVADVRSEYRPADYERPAAPQGPGSSARPVLPKRRAMEHLAPELRHGPVARPETNEQDLNFSPGLLAGINRGFGLAGATSDVIPVDDSRWASSQPQGEEPHHGER
- a CDS encoding roadblock/LC7 domain-containing protein, which encodes MVSDSHPTGQNVDWLLENLKKTVPGTRQVLLLSSDGLSKAHVDLGADDADRLAAIASGLNSLGRSFGHDRVLGNGGTVRQVIVELHNGILIVASAGHGAVLAVTADASTHTETLGYEMGMLIRAVQPFLATPARRPTTAPSSAGM
- a CDS encoding DUF742 domain-containing protein, producing MTDELFLDEEAGRLVRPFTVSNGRTRPSTPLDLLSLVMATGIQPTTDLGPDHDMVLGLCVRPVPVVEVAARMNLPIAVTKVLLSDLVQHEALTARAPRAVEAASAANREVLEAVLDGLRARL
- a CDS encoding GTP-binding protein; this translates as MAYAHGSDPFPTALKILVAGGFGVGKTTFVGAVSEIAPLSTEEVITTASVRTDSLDGVEDKSTTTVAMDFGRITLDSNHVLYLFGTPGQERFWFMWDELSDGALGAVVLADTRRLDACFPAVDFFEVRGIPFVVGVNEFDGAYQYSIEEVRDAIGLKSNAPIVFCDARHCSSGTGVLVELVQHLLGMTPGVAMHQPPALR
- a CDS encoding GAF domain-containing protein, yielding MNSPGPYSTYEPPLDRLLLTPEDPAAPQRAARLAQLGLRDTPRIEFDEFARRLALELDAPYAMVNFIDDRRQFFAGLYTPEAGPVNVAQRPMHESAAPSVGREMGLDHGFCPHTVKRTTALVLDDVCDYPRFAGNAVVDEIGIRSYMGAPLIDPLAGINLGTICVVDTDSRTWGRQRLEIIKHMAQEMSEQIQSLATGN
- a CDS encoding acyl-CoA dehydrogenase family protein; its protein translation is MEHVFTTQDHEDLRQRVREFAERVVRPLIPEMEASRTALVGLSRLIAEQGWIGATIDPVYGGMGAGHLAKTIIIEELARVSGAMGAMVQASQLGVAKIVHFGDETQKRTWLPRIARGEVLPTIAVTEPGSGGHVAGMESNAVRDGDDYILNGRKVFVGNSHVGDLHGVVVRTGPGSKGMTAFLVEADRPGFSLAKQVPSMGLHGFSFGELIFDNCRVPAANRLGEEGDGLAVAYSSSVLYGRLNLMAVSLGIHQAVYEETARYCREVHRYGKPLGHLPNIKIELGRILQRLTLARQSAYLAAHLLDNGRPCDVELMAAKLFNVESSIESAQAAMKMHAACGLLTDRPLERYLRDAFHIYAPAGTSEIQALRLGEFALGENRGQWSERLADLVRTPQPNPQQTELDPVGELV
- a CDS encoding roadblock/LC7 domain-containing protein, producing MSEQVPPGPQLDWLLDGLVERIPEIRCAIVLSGDGLLIGKSKDIRFDDAEHLSAVGSGMHSLARGVARHFHGGEVQQTVIQMERAFLFVTAAGRGARLAAIASEEVDVGMMAFEMGTLVKQVGKYLSAAPRSETPTGYVQDA
- a CDS encoding GTP-binding protein, producing MTRGGAAAGGPVVPTALKILIAGGFGVGKTTMVNSVSEVSPLRTEEQLTVASEGVDDLTGVERKTSTTVALDFGRITISPELVLYLFGTPGQERFWFMWDGLATGALGAVVLADTRRLDASFASIDFFESRGIPFAVGVNCFDGRRDVDAEQVRQALDLGPAAPVILCDVRESKSSKEVLLAVLGAARRKMEARLVAAGLRPG